In Miscanthus floridulus cultivar M001 chromosome 19, ASM1932011v1, whole genome shotgun sequence, the DNA window GAATTTAGGCAGGCCAAATGTAAGGATTGCACCCAGGGGAACGCAATGGCCAATGGAACAGGCCAGTGTGGACTCCCAGATCCTGTTGCCACAGAAAACGCAGGTATCTGAATAGACATTGTAACGAGAACAAAACGTATACAGAAACCCACAGCTCACTTAACTAGGAACCCCATGGTCTCAACAGACCTTGATTCTTTGCAAGTTAACGAATGACAGACAGAATTACATAAAGCGATCATAATCTAGAATGGAGAAATATTGGATAAACTGGCTTGTCCCTAAAGCGAACCTAATGCAGAAGAGCAAGAATTCAGGAACAAATGCAGAATTCTGCCACTTAAATGTAAGAATTGCTCCCAGGGCAATGCAATAGCCTAGATTCAGCAGTTCTTCGACAAAATTTACGCAACGAGGTCACCAGAACTGTTGCTCCAAGTAACTAAGTAAGCCGTTCACGGAATCGACAGGTTCCAAGAACCGAATGCAGAGGATAGCAAGAGTTCAATAACAAACACAGAATTCGGCCAGACTAAATGTAAGGATTGCACCACGCAATAGACAAGATTCAGGAGTTCTTCGACAAAATTTACGTAACCGAATTGTTGCTCCAAGCAAGCCATTCAGGGAATCGGCAGCTAAGAACCGTGTTCTAGGAGAAGGAACAGTGAACTCACCGTAGATGGTCTTGGAAGGGCAGGCGGCGCTGGTCTCAGGGGGATCTGCACGACCGTCCAATGCATCATCGTGCTCCCGTCGCCAAGGACATCGGCGGTGACGCCGTTGTTCCAGCGGCGGTGCCTACCGTTGGCGCGGAGGTAGCGTTCTTGGCCCACCCCCAAGTTGCAGAACAGGAGGACGTCGCCGCTGCCATCCGGCTCGAAGACGGCCCTCCACCTGACGTTGAGCTGCTGCGGCTCGCTGAAGTCGCTCTGGGCGGCTTCGCGGCCGCAATGGCCGTCCCTCGCCAGGGACGCCGAGAGCGCGAGGTAGCGGCCGTAGGCGGCGCACCGGAGGAGGATGTAGGCGACGCCCTGGCGCACGATCCGGTGCACCTGCCACGCCGCATTCAGCGTCGCGCGGTCCGTGCTGAGGGAGACGCCGGACCCGTCCTCGTCGGCGTGGAGGTACCCGCGCCGCACGCGGCTCCGCAGCCACACGTGCGTACCGTCGGGGAAGCGGTTCATCCCGGCCGGCCGGCGGGTGgttgtggtggactggtggtacGGCGGTGCCGCGGTGGGCGAGTGGATTGGCGCTGTTGCGAGGGGGAGAGGGGAAGGAGAGGGAAGAAGAGCAGCAGAGCAGGTGTTGTTTGCGACGGTTAGCGTGGGCGCCGCCGAGGCGGGGCCATTTGAAGGCAAGCGCAGGTCGGTTGCTGCATCGCTCGCCAGCTGGCAGGTGGGCCCGTGCGGGGCCATCTATGGTGGGGACCGCCAGCGAACACGCTGGTGTGCGTGTGCCGTGCGGGCCACGATTCGGAAGAGGGCCCACCCAAAGCCGCCAGGAACTCGTCCCTCCGTGGCCATGCGCGCATTGCTGGGTTCTGGCCTTCGGGATCATGCGGCATTTCGTCGAACAGGAGTTGCTCAGGCGAGCTGCGT includes these proteins:
- the LOC136529621 gene encoding uncharacterized protein; the protein is MNRFPDGTHVWLRSRVRRGYLHADEDGSGVSLSTDRATLNAAWQVHRIVRQGVAYILLRCAAYGRYLALSASLARDGHCGREAAQSDFSEPQQLNVRWRAVFEPDGSGDVLLFCNLGVGQERYLRANGRHRRWNNGVTADVLGDGSTMMHWTVVQIPLRPAPPALPRPSTDLGVPTGLLWRRTGPVVDRQRTIRYMRAGDEENLLGTETFSFLGRSVFNLTNEVATKVGVDMSTITLCVHAGLHGRLTPLVVDLPRSEDPLDIVVLPNSSPAARGLRHPNVDAPEPAPGI